The Desulfohalovibrio reitneri genome contains a region encoding:
- a CDS encoding chemotaxis protein: protein MSQTNILLESGTNELEIVEFTIDELGDDGKVYSGHYGVNVAKVLEIIRMPQVTEMPEASHPCVMGAFNLRSRIIPLVDLASWLGKRTKENDAQKVIVTEFNNVINAFLVSGVNRIHRISWEQVEPPSRHLSDYTASSITGVVKFEDRIILILDMERIIADLNPNLALSLEDKVDEDDQDDREINVLIADDSTMIRRTIGRGLEKMGFVVERTTNGKEAWDRLLDIKKRAEDENRPITDLLNIIVSDIEMPVMDGHNLCKRIKDDPVLGQLPVILFSSLITDRLRHKGETVGADDQISKPDITTLARRIRSLLADKQGIEMAKGEEAAS, encoded by the coding sequence ATGAGTCAGACAAATATTCTTCTGGAATCCGGCACCAACGAACTGGAGATTGTTGAGTTCACCATCGACGAGCTGGGGGACGACGGCAAGGTGTACAGCGGCCACTACGGCGTCAATGTGGCCAAAGTGCTGGAAATCATCCGCATGCCGCAGGTCACTGAAATGCCCGAGGCAAGCCATCCCTGCGTCATGGGCGCTTTCAACCTCCGCTCCCGAATCATCCCCTTGGTGGATCTCGCTTCCTGGTTGGGTAAACGGACAAAGGAAAACGACGCCCAGAAGGTCATCGTCACCGAATTCAACAACGTCATCAACGCATTCCTCGTATCCGGAGTCAACCGCATCCACCGCATCTCCTGGGAGCAGGTGGAGCCGCCCTCGCGGCATCTTTCCGACTACACGGCCTCCTCCATTACCGGCGTGGTCAAGTTCGAGGACCGCATCATTCTAATCCTGGACATGGAACGTATTATTGCCGACCTCAACCCCAACTTGGCCTTATCTTTGGAGGACAAGGTGGACGAGGACGACCAGGATGACCGGGAAATCAACGTACTTATCGCGGACGACTCCACCATGATCCGTCGCACCATCGGACGCGGACTGGAAAAAATGGGCTTTGTGGTCGAGAGAACGACCAATGGCAAGGAAGCCTGGGACCGGCTGCTGGACATCAAGAAACGGGCCGAGGACGAAAACCGCCCCATCACCGACCTTCTGAACATCATCGTGTCCGACATCGAGATGCCGGTCATGGACGGCCACAACCTCTGCAAGCGCATCAAGGACGACCCCGTGCTCGGGCAGCTTCCGGTCATCCTTTTTTCCTCCCTCATCACCGACCGCCTGCGCCACAAGGGAGAGACCGTGGGGGCGGACGACCAGATTTCCAAACCCGACATCACCACTCTGGCCAGGCGCATCCGTTCACTGCTGGCGGATAAGCAAGGCATAGAGATGGCGAAAGGGGAGGAGGCGGCGAGCTGA
- a CDS encoding biotin--[acetyl-CoA-carboxylase] ligase codes for MPTVLSPDTPPELLGDLHPAWRGDIDALAPWRAAAEGFTSDRIADFPLALVLADCGSTMDEAWQRIEEGGLNAWDSLLAARQSGGRGRLRRPWTSPAGNLHVSLALPEPPQPFRNMTSLLVGWCLACALGRQGVCLKLKWPNDLLINDRKVGGALVEERKGRLVTGVGLNLVACPPDEAMRADRAVPAAKLHIPGKGPLRVWLDALPIFREVWMKSQEGSPKDLARRVEGALAWLGGRVGVRDGERVRTGRLLGLDERGGLLLAEDGGTSALYSGSLFPL; via the coding sequence ATGCCCACCGTTCTCTCTCCAGACACACCTCCCGAGTTGCTGGGCGATCTCCATCCGGCCTGGCGCGGGGACATCGACGCTCTCGCTCCATGGCGTGCAGCCGCGGAAGGATTCACCTCCGATCGTATTGCCGATTTTCCGCTCGCTCTGGTCCTGGCGGACTGCGGTTCCACCATGGACGAGGCGTGGCAACGCATTGAGGAAGGGGGGCTGAACGCATGGGACAGCCTGCTGGCGGCGCGCCAGAGCGGCGGCAGGGGGAGGCTGCGGCGCCCCTGGACATCTCCGGCCGGAAACCTGCATGTCAGCTTGGCGTTGCCTGAACCGCCGCAACCATTTCGCAACATGACCTCCCTGCTGGTTGGATGGTGTCTGGCCTGTGCGCTTGGGCGCCAAGGCGTTTGCTTGAAGCTCAAGTGGCCCAACGATCTTTTGATCAATGACCGGAAGGTAGGCGGCGCGCTGGTGGAAGAGAGGAAAGGGCGTCTTGTGACCGGCGTCGGCTTGAACCTTGTGGCCTGCCCCCCGGATGAGGCCATGAGAGCGGATCGAGCCGTTCCGGCCGCGAAACTGCATATCCCTGGGAAAGGCCCGCTTCGGGTCTGGCTCGATGCACTCCCCATTTTCCGCGAAGTCTGGATGAAATCCCAGGAGGGCAGTCCTAAGGACTTGGCCCGCCGGGTAGAAGGGGCTCTGGCCTGGCTCGGCGGACGTGTTGGCGTGCGTGACGGAGAACGTGTGCGCACCGGCCGCCTGCTTGGTCTTGATGAGCGGGGAGGGCTCCTCCTGGCCGAAGATGGGGGGACTTCGGCGCTTTACTCGGGCTCACTTTTTCCGCTATGA
- a CDS encoding pyruvate carboxylase translates to MAPKTFEQVVEEIRGKSILVANRGIPARRIVRTIREMAQGVSIMTATDVDKASPTTAAARELMLLGEDPRAYLDIDLIIRKANQRGIIAIHPGWGFASEDDSFPQKCAEAGIIFIGPTARAMRLLGNKVQVRKLAVENDVPVVPGSEGAVTVSEARKLAHEIGFPIMLKAEGGGGGRGIYEVYNEDQLESAFSKASALAQASFGNPRLYVEKLLQSVRHIEIQVIADRHGNVFCFDERDCTVQRNHQKLIEITPSPWAGMTKELRERLKDYSERLVRAVDYHSLCTVEFLVDQDGTPYLIEVNTRLQVEHGITECRYGVDLVEEQVAVAFGAKLRFNKNNTKPRAHAIQCRINCEDPRKNFEPNTGLITRYVSPGGQGIRLDSCISMGYEFPSQYDSAASLLIAHGRSWGKVLATLERGLREYIIGGVKTTIPFHLQIIKHPEFVKAEYDTTFLHRHPALYDYTDEEPEELRLSRLVAEISAKGYNPHVQLGEYRNPHCLRLGRFEPVKPAFDLDATDMPYPRGDRRAILDMVRETRAQGTLHYCDTTTRDITQSNSGNRFRLAEDRLVGPYLDKCNFFSLENGGGAHFHVAMLANMTYPFTEAHEWNIFAPRTLKQILIRSTNVLGYKPQPRNLMLRTGEMICEEYDVIRCFDFLNHVDNMYPFAEVALSGENKGNIWEPAISLSWAEGFTVAHYVKLAEEIVRMSAKAAGVSQSKVVRMMTLGLKDMAGVCPPHFMRELVGALRKKWPELVLHYHRHYTDGLFVPAVGAAAEAGAHIVDVAMGAAVRWYGQGEVLSTAAYAGQEFGLNHLLNEEALRDCNFVLKQVMPYYDRYTAPYFRGIDYDVVEHGMPGGATSSSQEGAMKQGYIHLLPYMLKFLAGTRKVVRYHDVTPGSQITWNTAFLAVTGAYKRGGEREVKHMLDILKAVTEKPESELTPAEKEDRLLLYQDSNDAFRQLLLGKYGRLPLGWPAEWVYESAFGPDYREAMQERTTESPLDSLGDMDMEAEEKALAARLDRKPTEEEVVMYLNHPGDALKTIEFKTQYGDANNVPLDIWFEGLEPGRELTFPDSNGKPHVMTIIDMGPVDERGIRVVRYVLDSESLSCEIKVAEATAEAASTMERADPDDVYQVASPSSGDLWVMHVQPGDFVKKGEELFNISIMKQEKSVFAPVDGIVKRVLKDANYQEDKRMVPVKEGELLVEMAPPSLSCPECTRPLADEDFHFCPHCGSRVEEQE, encoded by the coding sequence ATGGCCCCCAAAACATTTGAGCAAGTCGTCGAGGAAATTCGAGGCAAGTCCATCCTCGTGGCCAACCGGGGCATTCCCGCCCGCCGCATCGTCCGCACCATCCGTGAGATGGCCCAGGGCGTCTCCATCATGACCGCCACGGACGTGGATAAAGCCTCGCCCACCACGGCCGCCGCGCGCGAACTGATGCTATTGGGCGAGGATCCGCGTGCATATCTTGATATCGACTTGATCATCCGCAAGGCCAACCAGCGGGGCATCATCGCCATTCATCCGGGCTGGGGATTCGCCTCCGAGGACGATTCTTTTCCGCAGAAATGCGCCGAGGCGGGCATCATCTTCATTGGTCCCACGGCCAGGGCCATGCGGCTTCTGGGCAACAAGGTCCAGGTACGCAAACTGGCCGTGGAAAACGACGTGCCGGTGGTGCCGGGGTCCGAAGGCGCGGTCACTGTATCCGAGGCGCGCAAGCTGGCGCACGAAATAGGTTTCCCCATCATGCTCAAGGCCGAAGGCGGCGGTGGCGGACGGGGCATCTACGAGGTCTACAACGAGGATCAGTTGGAGAGTGCCTTCTCCAAGGCCTCGGCCCTTGCCCAGGCATCCTTCGGCAATCCCCGGCTGTACGTGGAAAAGCTCCTGCAGTCGGTGCGCCACATCGAGATTCAGGTCATCGCCGACCGTCACGGCAACGTTTTCTGTTTCGACGAGCGCGACTGCACAGTGCAGCGCAATCACCAGAAACTCATCGAGATCACTCCCTCTCCGTGGGCGGGTATGACCAAGGAGCTCCGGGAGCGGCTCAAGGATTACTCCGAACGCCTGGTGCGCGCCGTGGACTACCACTCGCTGTGCACTGTGGAGTTCCTGGTCGATCAGGACGGCACCCCGTACCTCATCGAGGTCAACACCCGGCTTCAGGTGGAGCACGGCATCACCGAATGCCGCTACGGCGTGGACCTTGTGGAGGAACAGGTGGCTGTGGCCTTCGGGGCCAAGCTGCGGTTCAATAAGAACAACACCAAGCCCCGCGCCCATGCCATCCAGTGCCGCATCAACTGTGAGGACCCGCGCAAGAACTTCGAGCCCAATACCGGGCTCATCACCCGTTACGTTTCTCCGGGCGGGCAGGGCATTCGCCTGGATTCCTGCATTTCCATGGGTTACGAGTTCCCCTCGCAATACGACTCGGCCGCCTCCCTGCTCATAGCCCACGGCCGCAGCTGGGGAAAGGTGCTGGCAACTCTGGAGCGCGGGCTGCGCGAGTACATCATCGGCGGGGTCAAGACGACCATCCCCTTCCACCTGCAGATCATTAAACACCCCGAATTCGTCAAGGCGGAGTACGACACCACTTTCCTGCACCGCCATCCGGCGCTGTACGACTACACCGACGAAGAGCCGGAGGAACTTCGCCTATCCAGGCTGGTGGCCGAGATTTCAGCCAAGGGGTACAATCCCCACGTCCAGCTCGGTGAATACCGCAATCCCCATTGCCTGCGCCTGGGGCGCTTCGAGCCGGTCAAGCCGGCCTTCGATCTGGATGCCACGGACATGCCGTATCCCCGGGGGGACCGCCGGGCTATCCTGGACATGGTCCGGGAAACCCGCGCCCAGGGCACGCTGCACTACTGCGACACCACCACCCGGGACATCACCCAGTCCAACAGCGGCAACCGCTTCCGTCTGGCGGAGGACAGGCTGGTGGGGCCGTATCTGGACAAGTGCAATTTCTTCTCCCTGGAAAATGGCGGCGGAGCCCATTTCCACGTGGCCATGCTGGCCAACATGACCTACCCCTTCACCGAGGCGCATGAGTGGAATATTTTCGCGCCGCGCACGCTGAAGCAGATTCTCATCCGCTCCACCAACGTGCTGGGCTACAAACCGCAGCCGCGCAACCTGATGCTGCGAACCGGCGAGATGATCTGCGAGGAATACGACGTCATTCGTTGCTTCGATTTCCTCAACCATGTGGACAATATGTACCCCTTCGCCGAGGTGGCCCTCTCCGGCGAAAACAAGGGCAACATCTGGGAGCCGGCGATTTCGCTTTCTTGGGCCGAAGGGTTCACCGTTGCGCACTACGTGAAGTTGGCCGAAGAGATCGTGCGTATGAGCGCCAAGGCGGCCGGTGTCTCCCAGTCCAAGGTGGTCCGCATGATGACCCTGGGGCTGAAGGACATGGCCGGTGTCTGTCCGCCGCACTTCATGCGTGAACTCGTGGGCGCGCTGCGCAAGAAGTGGCCCGAGCTTGTGCTGCATTATCATCGCCACTACACCGACGGCCTCTTCGTGCCCGCTGTCGGCGCGGCGGCGGAGGCCGGGGCGCACATCGTGGACGTGGCCATGGGCGCGGCCGTACGCTGGTACGGCCAGGGCGAGGTTCTTTCCACGGCCGCCTATGCGGGGCAGGAGTTCGGGCTGAACCATCTGCTTAACGAGGAAGCCCTGCGCGACTGCAACTTCGTGCTCAAGCAGGTCATGCCCTATTACGACCGCTACACGGCCCCGTACTTCCGGGGCATCGACTACGATGTGGTCGAGCACGGTATGCCCGGCGGTGCCACCTCCTCTTCACAGGAGGGGGCCATGAAGCAGGGCTACATCCACCTGCTGCCCTACATGCTCAAGTTCCTGGCGGGCACCCGTAAGGTTGTCCGCTACCACGACGTCACACCGGGCTCCCAGATCACTTGGAATACGGCCTTCCTGGCGGTCACCGGCGCCTACAAGCGGGGAGGGGAGCGCGAAGTCAAGCACATGCTGGACATCCTCAAGGCTGTCACGGAGAAGCCGGAGAGCGAGTTGACCCCGGCCGAGAAGGAAGACCGGCTGTTGCTCTACCAGGACTCCAACGACGCCTTCCGCCAGTTGCTGCTGGGCAAATACGGCCGCCTGCCTCTGGGCTGGCCCGCCGAGTGGGTCTACGAAAGCGCTTTCGGGCCCGACTACCGCGAGGCCATGCAGGAGCGCACCACGGAATCCCCGCTGGACAGCCTGGGCGACATGGACATGGAGGCCGAGGAGAAGGCTCTGGCCGCCCGCCTCGACCGCAAGCCCACCGAGGAAGAGGTGGTCATGTACCTCAACCATCCCGGTGACGCCCTCAAGACCATCGAGTTTAAAACCCAGTACGGCGACGCCAACAACGTCCCTCTCGATATCTGGTTCGAGGGGCTGGAGCCGGGACGGGAACTGACTTTCCCCGACTCCAACGGAAAGCCGCACGTCATGACCATCATCGACATGGGGCCGGTGGACGAACGCGGCATCCGCGTTGTGCGCTACGTTTTGGATTCCGAGAGCCTCAGCTGCGAGATCAAGGTTGCCGAGGCCACCGCCGAAGCGGCCTCCACCATGGAGCGGGCCGACCCCGACGACGTCTACCAAGTGGCTTCCCCCTCCAGCGGCGATCTCTGGGTCATGCACGTGCAGCCCGGCGATTTCGTCAAGAAGGGCGAGGAACTCTTCAATATCTCCATCATGAAACAGGAGAAATCGGTGTTCGCCCCGGTGGACGGTATCGTCAAGCGGGTGCTCAAAGACGCCAATTACCAGGAAGACAAGCGCATGGTACCGGTTAAGGAAGGGGAACTGCTGGTGGAGATGGCTCCGCCGTCCCTGTCCTGCCCCGAGTGTACCAGGCCCCTGGCGGACGAGGATTTTCATTTCTGCCCCCATTGCGGCAGCAGGGTGGAAGAACAGGAATGA
- a CDS encoding PEP/pyruvate-binding domain-containing protein, which produces MAKAKSTDTKSKGKTAGKKSEPNLDELKQQIVLTGADIAAIGEEAELLVGGKNYNTAIISQVKGIRAPQFRAISSKAFHKLLDETKVNASAIRSLVDQEYNSLDWSGAEINKNPEFLRDFVRSIARKVRETPEAQKGSNIKLRTFINNVVEGFATSPEGIDQLRKRSVLVQVAILSVDLPEDVSKEVAEAYTSICKEAGLEDVSVAVRSSAAGEDSRKKAFAGLQDTYLNIVGEKQCVEAYHWDCASAYNLRSMTYRREAILDAVARAEESGDDSIAEQAKKEWAIENTSLSVCIMRMIDPVISGTAFSADTATGCRGTDRRELVSIDASYGLGEAVVGGMVTPDKFYVYQRDDGAEVVIRFMGYKDKKIIYSEKGGTELVKVGDEEAYRWSLSLAQAEDVAKGVRAISEAYEHMIMDTEFCLDASSRLWFVQARPETRWNEEFERHPDTIYMRRLEVDDKYLPRADVILEGNGASRGAGAGTVKFLRSALELNKINKGDVLAAERTDPDMVPGMRIASAILADVGGDTSHAAITSRELGIPAIIGIQRLEMLRNLDGSEITVDGSRGQVYRGKLPLVEVGGELDVSKLPETKTKIGLILADVGQAMFLSRLRQVSDFEVGLLRAEFMLGNIAIHPMALEAFDNGTLQHVVRRKLHELDGTLTKVLREQLHAGIISFSLKLRNYVGIITGLTDEMEALAESEGARGTDEILAIHRRLRELDRKLDDHVAMATNHLDVLKTSVDLEAHVAVIMGWEELLAPEPADAEGMARRSELKARVAEIVERVKDEPTIKETLDRIRELRKDVAVKIGLASEMEEVQTLEERIRKLINSKGFRTGREYYIQNLSQTLALFAMAFYGKPIVYRTTDFKSNEYRNLMGGGLFEHFEDNPMMGYRGVSRNIHDWELEAFKLARGIFGGKNLQIMLPFVRTLEEARSMKRYLEQVHKLRSGEDGLKIIQMSEIPSNAILAKQFLEEFDGFSIGSNDMTQMVLATDRDNSRLAHIYDEEDPAVIWAILVTIFTGQKYGKKVGFCGQGVSNSEILRGLVCIAGIVSASVVPDTYQQTKFEVAEVEKENIGVDKLGGWLKQKHLDRLHTLMHEHNYGHFLKKFTTPEDLKEWYDGELVRLSEQLRENLDTSKESFYRSEMDNFRKTFHKPVLYASWDWDRTVEDAMHHAGFATFEEQAEALEQQRKRSDW; this is translated from the coding sequence ATGGCCAAAGCCAAGAGCACGGATACGAAATCCAAGGGCAAAACCGCGGGCAAGAAATCGGAGCCCAATTTGGACGAACTGAAGCAGCAGATCGTCCTTACGGGCGCCGACATCGCCGCCATTGGCGAGGAAGCGGAACTGCTCGTGGGCGGAAAGAACTACAACACAGCCATCATTAGCCAAGTCAAGGGCATCCGCGCTCCCCAATTCCGGGCCATTTCCTCCAAGGCGTTTCACAAGCTTCTCGACGAGACCAAGGTCAACGCTTCGGCCATCCGCTCGCTGGTGGATCAGGAGTACAACTCCCTGGACTGGTCCGGCGCGGAAATCAATAAGAATCCCGAGTTTCTTCGCGACTTCGTCCGTTCCATTGCCCGCAAGGTTCGGGAGACTCCCGAGGCCCAGAAGGGCTCCAACATCAAGCTCCGAACCTTCATCAACAACGTGGTGGAGGGCTTCGCCACCTCGCCCGAGGGAATCGACCAGCTTCGCAAGCGTTCGGTACTGGTGCAGGTGGCGATTCTGTCAGTCGATCTTCCCGAGGACGTGAGCAAGGAAGTCGCCGAGGCCTACACCTCTATTTGCAAGGAGGCGGGGCTGGAGGATGTCTCGGTGGCCGTGCGTTCCTCGGCCGCAGGGGAGGACTCCCGCAAGAAGGCCTTTGCCGGACTGCAGGATACCTACCTGAATATCGTGGGGGAGAAGCAGTGCGTGGAGGCCTACCACTGGGACTGCGCCTCGGCCTACAACCTGCGCTCCATGACCTACCGCCGCGAGGCCATCCTGGACGCCGTGGCCCGGGCCGAGGAATCGGGCGACGATTCCATCGCCGAGCAGGCCAAGAAGGAATGGGCCATCGAGAACACGTCGCTGTCGGTCTGCATCATGCGCATGATCGATCCCGTGATCTCCGGCACAGCCTTTTCCGCGGACACCGCCACCGGCTGCCGCGGCACCGACCGCAGGGAACTGGTCTCCATCGACGCCAGCTATGGCCTGGGCGAGGCCGTGGTTGGCGGCATGGTTACGCCGGACAAGTTCTACGTCTACCAGCGCGACGACGGCGCCGAAGTGGTCATCCGCTTCATGGGCTACAAGGACAAGAAGATCATCTACAGCGAAAAGGGCGGCACCGAACTGGTCAAGGTCGGTGACGAGGAAGCCTATCGCTGGTCGCTGTCCCTGGCTCAGGCGGAAGATGTCGCCAAGGGCGTGCGGGCCATTTCCGAGGCCTACGAACATATGATCATGGACACGGAGTTCTGCCTGGACGCCTCATCCCGGCTGTGGTTCGTGCAGGCCAGGCCGGAGACGCGCTGGAACGAGGAGTTCGAAAGGCACCCCGACACCATCTATATGCGTCGTCTGGAGGTGGACGATAAGTACCTCCCCCGGGCCGACGTCATTCTGGAAGGCAACGGCGCCTCCAGGGGCGCGGGCGCGGGCACGGTCAAATTCCTGCGCAGCGCGCTGGAATTGAACAAGATCAACAAGGGCGACGTGCTGGCCGCAGAGCGCACCGACCCGGACATGGTGCCGGGCATGCGTATCGCCTCGGCCATTCTGGCCGACGTGGGCGGGGATACCTCCCACGCCGCCATCACCTCCCGCGAGCTTGGCATTCCAGCCATCATCGGCATCCAGCGGCTGGAGATGCTGCGCAACCTCGACGGCAGCGAAATCACCGTGGACGGTTCCCGGGGCCAAGTCTACCGGGGTAAGCTGCCCCTGGTGGAGGTCGGCGGCGAATTGGATGTTTCCAAGCTGCCCGAGACCAAGACCAAGATAGGCCTCATTCTGGCCGACGTGGGCCAGGCCATGTTCCTCTCGCGCTTGCGCCAAGTGTCCGATTTCGAGGTCGGCCTGCTGCGCGCTGAGTTCATGCTGGGCAACATCGCCATTCATCCCATGGCCCTGGAGGCCTTCGACAACGGCACCCTGCAACACGTCGTCCGCCGCAAGCTCCATGAACTGGACGGCACCCTGACCAAGGTGCTGCGCGAGCAGCTGCATGCGGGAATCATCTCCTTCTCGCTCAAGCTGCGCAACTACGTCGGCATTATTACCGGCCTCACCGACGAGATGGAAGCCCTGGCCGAGTCAGAGGGAGCCCGAGGTACGGACGAGATTCTGGCCATCCACCGACGCCTGCGCGAACTGGACCGCAAGCTGGACGACCATGTGGCCATGGCCACCAACCACTTGGACGTGCTCAAGACCTCCGTTGATCTGGAGGCGCACGTTGCCGTTATCATGGGCTGGGAGGAGTTGCTCGCGCCCGAGCCTGCCGACGCCGAGGGCATGGCCCGCCGCTCCGAACTCAAAGCCCGGGTGGCCGAGATCGTGGAGCGGGTCAAGGACGAGCCCACCATCAAGGAGACGCTGGACCGCATTCGCGAACTGCGCAAGGACGTGGCAGTGAAGATCGGTTTGGCCTCGGAGATGGAGGAGGTGCAGACCCTTGAAGAGCGCATTAGAAAGCTCATTAATTCCAAGGGTTTCCGCACAGGTCGTGAATACTACATCCAAAACCTCTCTCAGACGCTGGCGCTGTTCGCCATGGCTTTCTACGGTAAGCCTATCGTCTACCGCACCACCGACTTCAAATCCAATGAGTACCGAAACCTCATGGGCGGCGGTCTCTTCGAGCACTTCGAGGACAACCCCATGATGGGCTACCGGGGCGTCTCCCGGAACATCCACGACTGGGAGCTGGAAGCCTTCAAGCTGGCTCGGGGCATCTTCGGCGGCAAGAACCTCCAGATCATGCTGCCCTTCGTCCGCACTCTGGAGGAAGCCCGTTCCATGAAGCGTTACCTGGAACAGGTGCATAAGCTGCGCAGCGGCGAGGATGGATTGAAAATCATCCAGATGTCCGAGATCCCATCCAACGCCATCCTGGCCAAGCAGTTCCTGGAGGAGTTCGACGGCTTCTCCATCGGGTCCAACGACATGACCCAGATGGTTCTGGCCACCGATCGCGACAACTCCCGTCTGGCGCATATTTACGACGAGGAGGATCCCGCGGTCATCTGGGCGATTCTGGTGACGATCTTTACCGGACAGAAATATGGCAAAAAGGTCGGTTTCTGCGGCCAGGGCGTGTCCAACTCCGAGATCCTGCGTGGACTGGTCTGCATTGCGGGCATCGTTTCCGCCTCTGTGGTGCCCGACACCTACCAGCAAACCAAGTTCGAGGTCGCTGAGGTGGAGAAGGAGAATATCGGAGTGGACAAGCTGGGCGGCTGGCTCAAGCAGAAGCATCTGGACCGCCTGCACACCCTGATGCACGAACACAACTACGGGCACTTCCTCAAGAAGTTCACAACGCCCGAGGATCTTAAAGAGTGGTACGACGGCGAGTTGGTCCGCCTCTCCGAGCAACTTCGGGAGAACTTGGATACCTCCAAGGAATCCTTCTACCGCTCTGAGATGGATAACTTCCGCAAGACCTTCCACAAGCCGGTACTCTACGCCTCCTGGGATTGGGACCGCACCGTGGAGGACGCCATGCACCACGCCGGTTTCGCCACCTTCGAGGAGCAGGCCGAGGCGTTGGAGCAACAGCGCAAGCGGAGCGACTGGTAG
- a CDS encoding M23 family metallopeptidase: MSFAKSRFLPGLLTILLVGGLAYLAFLYFKDTTPPAASISPDKPAVGAETEFTATASDPSGLRGLSVIAEQGGKRVVLAQLGNGGTSPLETTFTLADSGLEDGQVKISLRAVDASLHNFGDGNVAELTRTYSYDTRNPRISLLTGTHNLNRGGSSLALYNLDEKAASGIQVGDRFFPGHQLPSGVHAVLFAFPYDMELADFNPLLVARDSAGNMRKRSIPFHANDRSYPHDVINVPDSFLERKMVQYEEEYPDYSPLETYLKVNREMRKRNRAKLVDISRETASRVLWEGHFNRLSNSKTMAGFGDRRTYRYNGEVIDHQTHLGVDLASVRNAQVDAAATGRIVHAGFFGIYGQSVIIDHGIGLMTLYSHLSQIDVEPGQEVDSGDIVGRTGATGLAGGDHLHFGVLVAGLPVNPLEWWDPNWLENNFFGKLRQATATQ; encoded by the coding sequence ATGAGTTTCGCCAAATCCCGTTTCCTTCCCGGGCTTCTCACTATTTTGCTTGTGGGTGGCTTGGCCTACCTTGCTTTTCTTTATTTCAAGGACACCACTCCTCCCGCAGCCTCCATTTCTCCTGACAAACCAGCTGTAGGAGCGGAAACCGAGTTCACCGCGACAGCATCCGATCCGTCAGGCCTGCGCGGCCTGAGCGTCATCGCGGAGCAAGGCGGCAAACGCGTAGTTCTGGCGCAACTCGGCAACGGCGGGACAAGCCCTCTGGAAACCACATTCACCCTCGCGGATTCCGGACTCGAAGACGGCCAAGTGAAAATCAGTCTGCGGGCTGTGGACGCTTCCCTGCACAATTTCGGTGACGGGAACGTCGCGGAACTCACCCGAACCTACAGCTACGATACACGCAACCCCCGTATCAGCCTGCTGACAGGCACGCACAACCTCAACCGCGGCGGCTCCAGCCTCGCTCTATACAACCTCGACGAAAAGGCGGCCAGCGGAATCCAGGTCGGCGACCGGTTCTTCCCCGGCCACCAACTGCCCAGTGGTGTGCACGCTGTACTGTTCGCTTTTCCGTACGACATGGAACTGGCTGATTTCAATCCACTTCTGGTGGCCAGGGACTCAGCCGGCAACATGCGCAAACGCTCCATCCCCTTCCACGCCAACGACCGCTCCTATCCGCACGACGTCATCAACGTCCCGGACAGCTTTCTTGAACGCAAGATGGTTCAATACGAAGAAGAGTATCCGGACTACTCGCCCCTTGAAACGTACCTCAAGGTCAACCGGGAGATGCGCAAGCGAAACCGGGCGAAGCTGGTGGACATCTCCCGCGAAACCGCTTCGAGGGTCCTGTGGGAAGGCCACTTTAACAGGTTGAGCAATTCCAAGACAATGGCTGGATTCGGCGACCGACGGACGTACCGCTACAACGGAGAAGTCATCGACCACCAAACCCACCTTGGCGTGGACCTGGCCAGCGTGCGCAACGCACAGGTAGACGCCGCGGCAACAGGCCGCATTGTTCACGCGGGCTTCTTTGGCATCTATGGGCAGTCGGTCATCATTGACCACGGCATCGGCTTGATGACCCTGTATTCACACCTTTCACAGATCGACGTTGAGCCCGGCCAGGAAGTAGACTCCGGGGACATCGTTGGACGCACCGGTGCTACGGGCCTCGCCGGTGGCGACCACCTTCACTTCGGCGTGCTGGTGGCCGGCCTGCCGGTGAATCCTTTGGAATGGTGGGACCCAAATTGGCTGGAAAACAACTTCTTCGGCAAACTGCGGCAAGCGACCGCGACCCAGTAA